Genomic segment of Mycobacterium sp. 050128:
GGATTCGGCGATCCTGATCACCTTGCTGGGCAGTCCGGGTGCGATCCGCGAAAAGCTATCCCGGTCCACCTCCAGCGTCTTGAGATCGCGGGCATTGACCCCGATCACGTTGGCGCCGGCCTTGAGTGCGCGGTCCGCCTCTTCTTCGGTGTGAACCTCGACAAGCGCTGTCATGCCGAGTGATTCGGTGCGGTCCAGCATTGCCGCCAGCGCCGACTGCTCCAAGGCGGCGACGATCAGCAGCAACATGTCGGCGCCGTGCGCACGCGCCTCGTGAATCTGATACGGCTGCACCACAAAGTCTTTGCGCAACACCGGAATCGACACCGCGGCCCGAACCGCATCCAGGTCGTCGAGCGAGCCGTTGAAACGCCGCTCCTCGGTCAAGACACTGATAATGCGGGCACCGCCGTCTTCGTAGGCCTGAGCCAGCTTCGCCGGATCGACAATGGGCGCCAACGAACCCGCCGACGGACTCGCGCGCTTCACCTCGGCGATGACGCCGATCCCCGGCTCGCGCAGGGCGGCCATCACATCCAGAGGCGGGGGCGCTGCGGCGGCGGCCGCTTTGATCTCGGGAAGAGGAATACGCGCTTCGCGCGCGGCAACATCGGCCCGGACTCCCTCAAGGATGGAGTCAAGGACAGTCGCCGGACTCATACCTGTCGTTTCCCTTCTACAGCCATACAGACGGTCACCTAACCGGTTCCGAGCCGATTTCGACGACGTCAATGAAGGGTAGCGACCGTCGGCTCGCGACCCGTCACCGACCCTCGGTGTCAGACTCGCGGGGCCGATCAGTCGGGTCATGCCCCTCATCGAGTGCGTCCCAGATCATCCGCTCCGACATCTCTGGCGCCCCCGGCTCCTCCAGCATCGCCCCGTCGGCCCCTTCGCGTCTCGCAATTGAGCGGCGGGTCGCCGGCGCGGCGTATTTTTTCGTCCCGCCCCGGGCCGTCATCGCCGACCTCATCAACAGGACGGCGGCGATCAACGTGCACACCGCCGCACCCACCGCGAACCCGGCGCCGGCGTACCGCCGCTCGCTGCCCACCAGCGTCAGCAGCGAAATGTGGGCAAGTTCGGATCCTCGCACCGCCACATCCGGCAGCACCCACAGGCTGACGCCCAGATAGCCGATCGCCAGGCTGATCACGGCGAGCAGCCCGGCCAGCGCCCGCAGCGCCCAGCCACGCACCGCCAGCGCCGCCACCGCGGTGGCCAGCATCAGCAGCGCCGACGGCAGCAGGGCCGTCGACCAGGCCGCACCTGCCAGGATCACTTCCTTCGGCGGCCCCAGCCCGTCGAACGACCGGATCACAACCCACGGCAGTCGCGAGGCGGTCCACAGCAGGCCCGCGGCGATGACCAGCAGCAGCTGGGCAATGCCGATCGTCAGCCGGGCCCGCCGGTCCGGCGGGGCATCAGCCATTGCGGGCGGCATCCGGGGCGCTGAGCGTCTGCGCCGCGGCGATGGCATTCAGCACCGCGCGCGCCTTGTTGCTCGCCTCGGTGTACTCATAAGGACCGTTGGAGTCGGCCACTACCCCGCCGCCGGCCTGCACATAGGCGGTGCCATTGCGGATCAGCGCCGTGCGAATGGCGATCGCGAAGTCCGCGTTGCCGGCGAAGTCGAGGTACCCGAGCACGCCGCCGTATACGCCGCGGCGTGTCTTCTCCACCTCTTCGATCAGCTCCATGGCCCGCACCTTGGGCGCTCCGGACAGCGTGCCGGCCGGGAAACAGGCCGTGACGGCGTCCAAGGCGGTGCGGCCCTCGCCGAGCAGGCCGGTCACCGTGGAGACCAGGTGCATGACGTGGCTGTAGCGCTCGATGTGGCTGTAATCCTCGACGCGGACCGTGCCGGGCGTGCAGACCCGGCCGAGGTCGTTGCGGCCGAGGTCGACCAGCATCAAGTGCTCGGCGCGTTCCTTGTCGTCGGACAGCAGCTCCTTTTCCAGCAGCTGATCTTCTTCCTCGTTCTGTCCGCGCCACCGGGTACCGGCGATCGGATGCGTCGTCGCGCGGCCGTCGGCGACGGTGACGAGTGCCTCGGGACTGGATCCGACGATCGAAAAGTCAGTCGCACCAGCACTATTCGGCACATGCAGCAAGTACATGTAGGGGCTGGGGTTGGTCACTCGCAGAATCCGGTAGACGTCGATCGGGTCGACGTCGGTGTCCATTTCGAAGCGCTGCGAGGGGACCACCTGGAAGGCTTCACCGGCCGCAATCTGGTCGACGAGATAGTCGACGATCTTCCCGTATTCGTCGACCGTGCGCTGCGCTCGATAGTTGGGCTCGGGCTTGCTGAAGGTGGCCACCGTCGACGGCAGCGGCTGGCCCAGCGCCTCGGTCATCACATCCAGGCGCGCCACGGCGTCGTCGTAGGCCTCGTCGACCCGCTCGTCGGTGCCGTTCCAGTTCACCGCGTTGGCGATCAGCGTGATCGTGCCCTCGTGATGGTCGACCGCCGCGACATCCGTGGCGAGCAGCATCAGCATGTCCGGTAGCTGCAGGTCGTCGACGGCCATTTCCGGCAGGCGTTCCAGGCGCCGCACCATGTCGTAGGCGAAGAACCCGACCAGGCCACCCGACAGCGGCGGAAGCCCCGGCTCGGACTGGCTAGAGGCCTGACTGGTTTGCCGAGTGGACAGCAGCTCCAAGGTGGCCTGCAGCGCCTCGAGGGGATCGCCACCGGTCGGCGCGTCCTGCGGAACCGCACCCAACCACACCGCTTCGCCGTCGCGCACTGTCAGCGCTGAGGGTGCACCGGCTCCGATGAACGACCATCGCGACCACGATCGGCCGTTCTCGGCGGACTCCAGCAAGAACGTGCCGGGTCGATTGGCGGCCAGCTTGCGATATGCCGACAGCGGCGTCTCGCTGTCAGCCAAGACCTTCCGGGTCACCGGAACAAAGCGGTGCGCCGCCGCGAGCAGGCGAAATTCCTCCCGTGAGGTCGTGTCGGCGAGGTGTGGGTGCACCAAACCATCCTCGCAGATCCGGGTCGGCGGCTCGCGCGAGCTGGGGGCACCTCCCGCTTGCGGGGAAACACCACGGCGACTTTCAGCCCGATTTTCCGCCGTGCGGTTACGCTCGCGGCCCGGCAACACCTGGTGGGCGATCGGGCGTAGCCTGACGCCCATGAAAACTGGTGACACGGTGGCCGACTTCGAACTTCCCGATCAGACCGGAACGCCCCGCAAGCTCAGCGCCCTGCTTGCCGACGGCCCCGTGGTGCTGTTCTTCTACCCCGCGGCAATGACTCCTGGGTGCACCAAGGAAGCCTGCCATTTCCGGGACCTGGCCGCCGAATTCGCGGCGGTCGGCGCCAACCGCGTCGGCATCAGCACCGATGCCGTGCAGAAGCAGGCCAAGTTCGCCGACAAGGAAAGCTTCGACTACCCGCTGCTGTCTGACACCGAAGGCACGGTGGCCGCGCAGTTCGGCGTCAAGCGTGGTCTGCTCGGCAAGTTGATGCCGGTCAAGCGCACGACGTTCGTGATCGACACCGATCGCAAGGTGCTCAACGTGATTTCCAGCGAGTTCAGCATGGACACCCACGCCGACCAGGCACTGCAGACCCTGCGGGCACGTTCGTCGGCGTAATCGCTTGCGCTGCTTGCGGTTACGGGACGATCGCCAGAAACACGAACACGGCCAGCAGCACCAGATGTACCTCGCCCTGCAGCCGGGTCGCCCGGCCGGGGATCACGGTGAGCATGCTGATCACCACGGTCAATGCAAACAGCACCAACTGTGTCGAGCCCAGCCCGAGAATCAGCGGTCCTTTGATCCAGATCGACGCCAGCGCGATGCCGGGAATGGTGAGCCCGATGCTGGCCATCGCCGAGCCGTACGCGAGGTTGAGGCTCGTCTGGATGCGGCCCGCCCGCGCCGCTCGCACAGCCGCGAGCGTCTCCGGCAGCAGCACCAGGGCCGCGATCACCACACCCACGAAGGAGTGCGGGAAGCCCGCTACGGACACCAGTTTCTCGACGGCCGGCGACTCCTGTTCGGCCAGCCCCACCACCGCGACCAACGCGGCGATCAGCAGCCCTCCGCTTCGCAGCGCCGCCGCGGTGCTGGGCGGCTCGGCGTGGCTTTCGTCGTCGAAGATGCGCTGCTGACCTCGCTGCGCAACCGGCAGAAAGAAGTCGCGGTGTCGCACGGTTTGAGTGAAGACGAACATCAGATAGAGCAGCAACGACGTGACGGCGGCGAATTCCAGCTGCCCGGGCGAGAACTCCTGACGACCACGAGTCGTGGTGAAGCTGGGGAGCGCCAGGCTCAGCGTCGCCAGCGTGGTGAGCGTCGCCAGCGCCGCACCGCTGCCTTGCGGGTTGAACAACGTCACGCCGTAGCGATGGGAACCCAGCAGCAGCGACAACCCGGCAATGCCGTTGGTGGTGATCATCAGCGCCGCGAAGGCGGTGTCCCTGGCCAGTGTCTCCGCCTCGTTTCCGCCCGAGGCCATCAGCGTGATGATCAGGGCCAGCTCGATGACGGTTACTGCGGTGGCCAGCACCAGCGATCCGAACGGCTCACCGACCCGGTGTGCGACCAGCTCCGCGTGGTGCACGGCGGCCAACACGGCGCCGATCAGAACGATCGCCTCGAGCGCCGCAAGCAGGGGCCCCGGCTCCGTGCCCCAGGTCAGTGCCAGCATGACGAGAGCGACCAGCGGCACCACGACATTCCACGACATCCGTTCGCGCATCGCCTGCCATTCTCATCGAAAACGTCGTCCGGTGCCGCCTCGGGGCGCGCCGCGTGAGACTGGCCCGCACGGCCGCGATTTGCGGGCCGCCGCAATCATCGCCTCAGTAGCATGCTCACATGCCGCAAAGCGATGGGTTACCCGAAGGCGCGCTGTTCGCTGGATTCAGGATCGTTCGGCGGCTGGGGGCCGGAGGGATGGGCGAAGTGTATCTGGCGCAGCATCCGCGGTTGCCGCGCCGTGACGCCCTGAAGATCTTGCCCGGTGAGCTCACCGACAACCTCGAGTTTCGGCAGCGCTTCAACCGGGAGGCCGATCTCGCCGCAAGCCTGTACAACGAGCACATCGTCGGCATCCACGACCGCGGCGAATACGAAGGGCAACTGTGGATTTCGATGGATTACGTGGAGGGCACCGACGCCGCGCAGCTGCTGCGCCAGTACCCGTCGGGGTTGCCGAAAGCCGATGTCATCGAGATCATCGCCGCCATGGCCGACGCGCTGGATTACGCACATTCGCGCGGCCTGCTGCACCGCGACGTCAAACCCGCGAACATCCTGATCAGTGACGCCGCGCCGCGACGGCGCATTCTGCTGGCCGATTTCGGCATCGCCCGCGAGCTGGGTGAAATCAGCGGTCTGACAGCGACAAACATGATGATGGGCACGACCGCCTACTGCGCGCCCGAGCAGCTGCAGGGACTCGACATCGACGGACGTGCCGACCAGTACGCGCTGGGATGCACCGCGTTCAACCTGTTGACCGGTACCGCCCCCTTTCAGAATTCCAATCCCGCGGTGGTCATCACGCAGCATTTGTCGGCGCCGCCACCGCCGGTCAGCGAGCGCCGGCCCGACTTGGCAGACCTCGACGGCGCACTCGCGAAGGCCTTGGCCAAAAACCCCGCCGATCGCTTTGCAACGTGTACGGATTTCGCCGCCGCGCTCGGCAGCCAGCTCGGCACCGCGGCCGACACCGTCGGCCCGACTCAAGCGGCCCCGATTGCGGACACCGAAGCGATCGCTAGTCCCCAAACCACGTCGGCCGCAACGGCTCCCGCGCGCAGTACCCGGCGCACGGCGGTAGCGGTCGCGGTGATCGTCGGTCTGGCACTGGTCGGCCTTGGGCTACTCGTCGGCGTCCGCGTGTTCGGCGGCTCACACCAATCCGGCAACGGCGGCGCGCACTCTGTCGCGCCGTCAAGCGGCCACGCCCCGGCCTCGGCGAAACCCGGCATCAAGCTGACCCGCCAAATCACCGACCAAGCGGGTGCGCTCGGGCCAATCGAATACGACACGGTGAATCGGGCGCTCACCACGCTCTACAACACGCGCGGCACGCGGTTGTGGGTGGTGTATGTCAAAACCTTCGACGGTCAAAAGCCGTTCAAGTGGGCCGAGGATGCCATGCGCGCCAACAACTTCACCGACAACGACGCCATCCTTGCCGTCGCCACCGAGGAGCCCGCGTACTCATTCCGGGTGCCCAACGCGGTGACCGCCGGAAAGGCGATTGACCTCGAAGTCATTCGGCGGGATCGCATCTCACCGGCCGTCTTTCGTCATGAATGGACACGCGCCGCAATCGAAGCAGCCAATAGCCTGGATGTGGCGCCGCGCTAATTCTCGGGTTCGAGCAGCGCGTCGGCATCGAAGCAGCTGTGGTCTCCGGTGTGGCACGCGCCGCCGACCTGGTCGACGGTCAGCAGCACGGTGTCACCGTCGCAGTCCAGGCGCACCGAGTGCACATACTGGGTGTGCCCCGACGTCGCGCCCTTGATCCACTGCTCGCCGCGGGATCGCGAAAAGTAGGTGGCCTCGCGGGTTTCCAGGGTGCGGGCCAGCGCCTCGTCGTCCATCCAGGCGACCATCAGCACGTCGCCGCTGCCCCGCTCCTGCACGACGGCGGTGAACAGGCCGTCGGCGTTGCGCTTGAGGCGCGCGGCGATGCCGGAATCGAGTGTCATCGTACCGTGATCCCTTCCGCGGCCATCGCGGCCTTCACCTGCCCGATCGTCAACTCGCGGAAGTGAAAGACGCTGGCCGCCAACACCGCATCCGCACCGGCCTGGACCGCGGGTGCGAAGTGGTCGACCGTGCCGGCGCCGCCGCTGGCGATCACCGGAACCGTGACCGCGGCACGGACCGCGCGCAACATCGCCAGATCGAAACCGGCCTTGGTGCCGTCGGCGTCCATCGAATTGAGCAGGATCTCCCCCACCCCGAGGTCGGCGCCGCGGGCCGCCCACTCGACGGCGTCGATGCCGGTGCCGCGGCGCCCCCCGTGCGTGGTGACCTCCCAGCCCGATGGCGTAGGCGCCGAACCGGACGGCACCGTGCGGGCGTCGACGGACAACACGATGCATTGCGAGCCGAATTGCCTTGACATTTCCGCCAATAGGTCCGGGCGCGCGATCGCGGCGGTATTCACCGAGACCTTGTCCGCCCCCGCCCGCAGCAGGACGTCGACGTCGGCCACGGCGCGCACACCGCCGCCGACGGTCAGCGGGATGAACACCTGCTCGGCGGTGTGGCGCACCACGTCCAGCATCGTCGCCCGGCCCGACGAGGACGCGGTCACGTCCAGAAAGGTCAGCTCGTCGGCGCCCTCGGCGTCATAGGCCGCAGCGAGCTCGACGGGGTCACCCGCGTCGCGCAGGTTCTCGAAATTGACTCCCTTGACCACGCGCCCGTCGTCGACGTCCAGGCACGGAATCACCCGCACGGCAAGGTCGGTACCCGAATGCATCTCAGTAGTCCTCCGGTCGGCCCGCACTGCGCAGAATCTCGAGGATCTCTGCATACGCACCGGGGGCGGCGGCCAGCACAGAGCGAGACTCGGGGGTCCAGGGTTGACCGAGAAGATCGGTGACAGTGCCACCGGCGGCGCGAACCAGCGCGACCCCGGCGGCGTGATCCCACACCTGGCCGCCGAAATGAACCGCGCACGAGAGGATTCCGTCGGCCACATAAACAAGGTCAAGGCCGGTCGATCCGTGCATGCGCAGTCGCGAGGACACCCGGCTCAGCTTCTCCAGCACCGCGAGTCGGTAGCGCCCCGGGAATCGTCCCCGAGAGTCGGCGTTGAATGTGCCGACACCGATCAGGGTGTCAGCCAG
This window contains:
- the trpC gene encoding indole-3-glycerol phosphate synthase TrpC is translated as MSPATVLDSILEGVRADVAAREARIPLPEIKAAAAAAPPPLDVMAALREPGIGVIAEVKRASPSAGSLAPIVDPAKLAQAYEDGGARIISVLTEERRFNGSLDDLDAVRAAVSIPVLRKDFVVQPYQIHEARAHGADMLLLIVAALEQSALAAMLDRTESLGMTALVEVHTEEEADRALKAGANVIGVNARDLKTLEVDRDSFSRIAPGLPSKVIRIAESGVRGTADLLAYAGAGADAVLVGEGLVKSGDPRAAVADLVTAGTHPSCPKPAR
- a CDS encoding TIGR02234 family membrane protein — encoded protein: MADAPPDRRARLTIGIAQLLLVIAAGLLWTASRLPWVVIRSFDGLGPPKEVILAGAAWSTALLPSALLMLATAVAALAVRGWALRALAGLLAVISLAIGYLGVSLWVLPDVAVRGSELAHISLLTLVGSERRYAGAGFAVGAAVCTLIAAVLLMRSAMTARGGTKKYAAPATRRSIARREGADGAMLEEPGAPEMSERMIWDALDEGHDPTDRPRESDTEGR
- a CDS encoding anthranilate synthase component I — encoded protein: MHPHLADTTSREEFRLLAAAHRFVPVTRKVLADSETPLSAYRKLAANRPGTFLLESAENGRSWSRWSFIGAGAPSALTVRDGEAVWLGAVPQDAPTGGDPLEALQATLELLSTRQTSQASSQSEPGLPPLSGGLVGFFAYDMVRRLERLPEMAVDDLQLPDMLMLLATDVAAVDHHEGTITLIANAVNWNGTDERVDEAYDDAVARLDVMTEALGQPLPSTVATFSKPEPNYRAQRTVDEYGKIVDYLVDQIAAGEAFQVVPSQRFEMDTDVDPIDVYRILRVTNPSPYMYLLHVPNSAGATDFSIVGSSPEALVTVADGRATTHPIAGTRWRGQNEEEDQLLEKELLSDDKERAEHLMLVDLGRNDLGRVCTPGTVRVEDYSHIERYSHVMHLVSTVTGLLGEGRTALDAVTACFPAGTLSGAPKVRAMELIEEVEKTRRGVYGGVLGYLDFAGNADFAIAIRTALIRNGTAYVQAGGGVVADSNGPYEYTEASNKARAVLNAIAAAQTLSAPDAARNG
- a CDS encoding peroxiredoxin yields the protein MKTGDTVADFELPDQTGTPRKLSALLADGPVVLFFYPAAMTPGCTKEACHFRDLAAEFAAVGANRVGISTDAVQKQAKFADKESFDYPLLSDTEGTVAAQFGVKRGLLGKLMPVKRTTFVIDTDRKVLNVISSEFSMDTHADQALQTLRARSSA
- a CDS encoding calcium:proton antiporter, with product MRERMSWNVVVPLVALVMLALTWGTEPGPLLAALEAIVLIGAVLAAVHHAELVAHRVGEPFGSLVLATAVTVIELALIITLMASGGNEAETLARDTAFAALMITTNGIAGLSLLLGSHRYGVTLFNPQGSGAALATLTTLATLSLALPSFTTTRGRQEFSPGQLEFAAVTSLLLYLMFVFTQTVRHRDFFLPVAQRGQQRIFDDESHAEPPSTAAALRSGGLLIAALVAVVGLAEQESPAVEKLVSVAGFPHSFVGVVIAALVLLPETLAAVRAARAGRIQTSLNLAYGSAMASIGLTIPGIALASIWIKGPLILGLGSTQLVLFALTVVISMLTVIPGRATRLQGEVHLVLLAVFVFLAIVP
- a CDS encoding serine/threonine-protein kinase, whose translation is MPQSDGLPEGALFAGFRIVRRLGAGGMGEVYLAQHPRLPRRDALKILPGELTDNLEFRQRFNREADLAASLYNEHIVGIHDRGEYEGQLWISMDYVEGTDAAQLLRQYPSGLPKADVIEIIAAMADALDYAHSRGLLHRDVKPANILISDAAPRRRILLADFGIARELGEISGLTATNMMMGTTAYCAPEQLQGLDIDGRADQYALGCTAFNLLTGTAPFQNSNPAVVITQHLSAPPPPVSERRPDLADLDGALAKALAKNPADRFATCTDFAAALGSQLGTAADTVGPTQAAPIADTEAIASPQTTSAATAPARSTRRTAVAVAVIVGLALVGLGLLVGVRVFGGSHQSGNGGAHSVAPSSGHAPASAKPGIKLTRQITDQAGALGPIEYDTVNRALTTLYNTRGTRLWVVYVKTFDGQKPFKWAEDAMRANNFTDNDAILAVATEEPAYSFRVPNAVTAGKAIDLEVIRRDRISPAVFRHEWTRAAIEAANSLDVAPR
- the hisI gene encoding phosphoribosyl-AMP cyclohydrolase gives rise to the protein MTLDSGIAARLKRNADGLFTAVVQERGSGDVLMVAWMDDEALARTLETREATYFSRSRGEQWIKGATSGHTQYVHSVRLDCDGDTVLLTVDQVGGACHTGDHSCFDADALLEPEN
- the hisF gene encoding imidazole glycerol phosphate synthase subunit HisF — encoded protein: MHSGTDLAVRVIPCLDVDDGRVVKGVNFENLRDAGDPVELAAAYDAEGADELTFLDVTASSSGRATMLDVVRHTAEQVFIPLTVGGGVRAVADVDVLLRAGADKVSVNTAAIARPDLLAEMSRQFGSQCIVLSVDARTVPSGSAPTPSGWEVTTHGGRRGTGIDAVEWAARGADLGVGEILLNSMDADGTKAGFDLAMLRAVRAAVTVPVIASGGAGTVDHFAPAVQAGADAVLAASVFHFRELTIGQVKAAMAAEGITVR